A window of Mangifera indica cultivar Alphonso chromosome 13, CATAS_Mindica_2.1, whole genome shotgun sequence contains these coding sequences:
- the LOC123194903 gene encoding probable LRR receptor-like serine/threonine-protein kinase At1g53420, which translates to MGSKTIILVLQVLFSLQFSPSIGENWIRAGYYKYDSRYESELHVSEIKSSLFTHIICAFAGVNSTSYELSLFPENFFSTFTETVKQKNPSVATLLSIGGEGVSNSTFSSLASNPSSRKSFIDSSIKIARHYHFQGLDLSLYPGPSGSDMVNMGVLFEEWRMAIALEATISGKSQLFLTASVGYTPLTPSRSYPVDSIKKNLDWVHVVAARFTMPELSNVTGAHAALYDPTNSTNTDNGIREWIESGLAADKLVLGLPFYGFAWILKNPEDSGIGAAAIGPARNSTGGYMTYKEIKNYIAESGSNIHVMYNDTYVVNFCTIGTYWIGFDGVEAIRRKVSYAKEKGLRGYYVWLVSYDLNWELSEAAADSKKNGQNKRRLVAIVLTTAAIVILLLGKMSMIYYCWRRKMIKLPFIRKIGDTFKRSKDEAKEGKANEDFGSSVPNLIEYTWTDIEAATNCFSMENKLGQGGYGPVYKGVLPDGQEIAVKRLSQTSTQGFKEFKNEVILTAKLQHVNLVGVLGYCIDREEHMLIYEYLKNKSLDYYLFSPCNQHTLNWKKRVHIIEGVTQGLLYLQEYSRFTVIHRDLKASNILLDESMNAKISDFGMATIFAKNNLEANTGMIVGTLGYLPPEYHKRGIYSTKSDAYELWKDGKGMEFMDPSLDDIDSPCKLMRCLQIGLLCVQENPNDRPSILKVFSMLKNETTDSMIPNRPAASWNATPQLEYCWTSSVNNVTLTDMIAR; encoded by the exons ATGGGATCCAAGACGATCATTCTTGTTCTTCaggttttattttctttacaatttAGTCCTTCAATCGGGGAAAATTGGATCAGAGCTGGATATTACAAGTATGATTCACGATATGAGTCTGAGCTTCATGTTTCTGAAATAAAATCCTCCCTCTTTACTCACATTATTTGCGCCTTCGCTGGCGTCAATTCAACCTCCTACGAGCTCAGTCTGTTCCctgaaaattttttctcaacCTTCACGGAAACGGTCAAGCAGAAGAACCCATCAGTCGCTACACTCCTGTCCATCGGAGGAGAGGGAGTAAGTAATTCgacattttcttccttggcaaGCAACCCTTCTTCCAGGAAATCTTTCATCGATTCCTCGATAAAAATAGCCAGGCACTATCACTTCCAGGGCCTGGACCTGTCTTTGTATCCGGGGCCATCAGGCTCTGATATGGTCAATATGGGTGTACTCTTTGAAGAGTGGCGAATGGCTATCGCTTTAGAGGCAACAATCTCAGGAAAGTCACAGCTTTTTTTGACAGCATCGGTTGGTTATACGCCATTGACACCTTCAAGAAGCTACCCCGTAgactcaataaaaaaaaatttggattggGTTCATGTTGTAGCTGCCAGGTTCACCATGCCCGAATTGAGCAATGTTACAGGCGCTCATGCTGCTCTATACGATCCAACTAATTCAACCAATACGGATAACGGTATAAGGGAATGGATTGAAAGCGGGTTAGCAGCTGATAAGCTGGTTTTAGGTTTGCCTTTCTATGGATTTGCATGGATTCTGAAGAATCCTGAGGATAGTGGCATTGGTGCAGCAGCAATAGGGCCAGCTAGGAATTCAACGGGTGGGTATATGACCTACAAGGAGATCAAGAATTACATTGCGGAATCTGGCTCCAATATACATGTTATGTACAATGACACTTATGTGGTGAATTTCTGCACAATCGGCACATATTGGATTGGTTTTGATGGCGTTGAAGCCATCAGAAGAAAGGTTTCTTATGCCAAGGAGAAAGGTTTACGTGGTTACTATGTGTGGCTTGTCTCCTATGACTTGAATTGGGAGCTTTCTGAAGCTGCTGCAG ATAGTAAAAAGAACGGACAGAATAAGAGGCGTTTGGTGGCTATCGTTTTGACTACAGCAGCCATTGTAATTCTTCTGCTAGGGAAAATGTCCATGATCTATTATTGCTGGAGGAGAAAGATGATCAAATTGCCTT TTATAAGGAAGATTGGGGACACGTTTAAAAGATCCAAAGATGAAGCAAAGGAAGGGAAAGCTAATGAAGATTTCGGTAGCAGTGTTCCAAATCTAATAGAGTATACTTGGACAGATATAGAGGCAGCTACTAATTGTTTTTCAATGGAAAATAAGCTTGGACAAGGTGGATATGGACCTGTTTACAAG GGTGTACTACCAGATGGACAAGAAATTGCAGTGAAGAGACTTTCACAAACCTCAACACAAGGATTCAAGGAATTCAAGAACGAAGTTATACTTACGGCAAAGCTCCAACATGTAAATCTTGTTGGAGTTTTGGGTTATTGCATTGATAGAGAAGAGCATATGCTGATctatgaatatttgaaaaataaaagcttgGATTATTATCTTTTTA GTCCTTGCAATCAACATACTTTGAATTGGAAAAAGAGGGTTCACATCATTGAAGGAGTTACTCAAGGACTCTTGTATCTCCAAGAATACTCAAGATTTACTGTTATTCACCGAGACTTAAAAGCCAGTAATATTTTGTTAGATGAGAGCATGAATgctaaaatttcagattttggtATGGCTACAATTTTCGCAAAAAACAATCTTGAAGCAAACACAGGAATGATTGTGGGAACATT AGGCTATCTTCCTCCTGAATACCATAAAAGGGGCATATACTCTACCAAATCAGAC GCATATGAGCTGTGGAAGGATGGCAAAGGCATGGAGTTTATGGATCCATCACTTGATGATATAGATTCGCCTTGTAAATTAATGAGGTGCTTGCAAATAGGTTTGCTTTGTGTCCAGGAAAACCCTAATGATAGACCATCCATTTTGAAGGTTTTCTCCATGCTTAAAAATGAAACCACAGATTCTATGATCCCAAACAGGCCTGCCGCATCTTGGAATGCTACACCACAGTTGGAGTATTGTTGGACCAGCTCGGTTAACAATGTAACATTGACTGATATGATAGCTAGAtga